The Bacteroidota bacterium sequence TGGATCAATTACAACAGTTACATACTTAAAGTTTTTTGCTGATGACCTAAGCATGGCTGGGCCACCTATATCAATATTCTCTACAGCCTCATCCAATGTGCAGTCCTCTTTTGCCACCGTTTTCTCAAATTGGTAAAGGTTAATGATTACCAGGTCTATACTTTTTATGCCGTGCATTTCCATCATATTAATATCCTGCTCGTTGTCCCTCCGGCCTAACAGACCGCCATGTACCTTTGGGTGAAGAGTCTTAACACGACCGTCCATCATTTCCGGAAATCCGGTATATTCAGATACATCCAATACTTTTACCCCACCATCCCTTAGGGCCTTTGCAGTACCCCCGGTTGATAGTATTTCTATGCCTAATTCCTCTAAAGATCCTGCAAGATCCACTATATTACTTTTATCGGTGACACTGATTATAGCCGTAGATATTTTCTTCATATTATTTCCTCCTGTGTTTAAACGGTTTTATGCTTGAACCCCTAATAGTCTGAGCAAAGATGCAAAATTCTACTTTC is a genomic window containing:
- a CDS encoding IMP cyclohydrolase → MKKISTAIISVTDKSNIVDLAGSLEELGIEILSTGGTAKALRDGGVKVLDVSEYTGFPEMMDGRVKTLHPKVHGGLLGRRDNEQDINMMEMHGIKSIDLVIINLYQFEKTVAKEDCTLDEAVENIDIGGPAMLRSSAKNFKYVTVVIDPADYSKVLEEIRQDGTTTLETRFKLARKVFKLTWQYDGAISNYLEKVNLT